A stretch of the Sylvia atricapilla isolate bSylAtr1 chromosome 30, bSylAtr1.pri, whole genome shotgun sequence genome encodes the following:
- the LOC136373058 gene encoding ras-related protein Rab-11A-like isoform X1: MRGKDDEYDYLFKVVLIGDSGVGKSNLLSRFTRNEFSLESKSTIGVEFATRSIQVDNKTVKAQIWDTAGQERYRAITSAYYRGAVGALLVYDIAKYLTYENAERWLKELQDHADANIVIMLVGNKSDLRHLRAVPTDEARSFAEKNGLSFLETSALDSTNVETAFHNILSGKGQPGKGGTGIEMTFDIVSTQDTAGGLVVLGGIWVGILLPWMGRQIYHIVSQRQITGQLEPEFGPSTTIEPIRVLPTQQEGRQAPCCQNI; the protein is encoded by the exons TTGTGCTCATTGGGGACTCAGGGGTGGGGAAGAGCAACCTGCTCTCGCGCTTCACCCGCAAtgagttcagcctggagagcaaGAGTACCATCGGGGTGGAGTTTGCCACGAGGAGCATCCAGGTGGACAACAAGACGGTGAAGGCTCAGATCTGGGACACAGCCGGGCAGGAGCGGTACCGGGCCATCACCTCAGC GTACTACCGTGGGGCGGTGGGAGCTCTGCTTGTGTATGACATTGCCAAGTACCTGACGTATGAGAACGCAGAGCGctggctgaaggagctgcaggaccaCGCTGATGCCAACATTGTCATCATGCTGGTGGGCAACAAGAGTGACCTGCGGCACCTGCGGGCTGTGCCCACCGATGAGGCCAGGAGCTTCGCAG AGAAGAACGGGCTGTCCTTCCTTGAGACGTCTGCTCTGGATTCCACCAACGTGGAGACAGCTTTCCACAACATCCTCTCAGGTAAGGGGCAACCAGGAAAGGGAGGAACAGGAATAGAGATGACTTTTGACATTGTGTCTACTCAGGACACCGCTGGGGGCTTGGTTGTACTGGGTGGGATCTGGGTTGGAATCCTGCTCCCCTGGATGGGGAGAC AGATCTACCACATCGTGTCCCAGAGGCAGATCACCGGGCAGCTGGAGCCAGAGTTTGGCCCCTCTACCACCATTGAGCCCATCCGGGTGCTGCCCACGCAGCAGGAGGGCCGGCAGGCGCCCTGCTGCCAGAACATCTGA
- the LOC136373058 gene encoding ras-related protein Rab-11A-like isoform X2 yields MRGKDDEYDYLFKVVLIGDSGVGKSNLLSRFTRNEFSLESKSTIGVEFATRSIQVDNKTVKAQIWDTAGQERYRAITSAYYRGAVGALLVYDIAKYLTYENAERWLKELQDHADANIVIMLVGNKSDLRHLRAVPTDEARSFAEKNGLSFLETSALDSTNVETAFHNILSEIYHIVSQRQITGQLEPEFGPSTTIEPIRVLPTQQEGRQAPCCQNI; encoded by the exons TTGTGCTCATTGGGGACTCAGGGGTGGGGAAGAGCAACCTGCTCTCGCGCTTCACCCGCAAtgagttcagcctggagagcaaGAGTACCATCGGGGTGGAGTTTGCCACGAGGAGCATCCAGGTGGACAACAAGACGGTGAAGGCTCAGATCTGGGACACAGCCGGGCAGGAGCGGTACCGGGCCATCACCTCAGC GTACTACCGTGGGGCGGTGGGAGCTCTGCTTGTGTATGACATTGCCAAGTACCTGACGTATGAGAACGCAGAGCGctggctgaaggagctgcaggaccaCGCTGATGCCAACATTGTCATCATGCTGGTGGGCAACAAGAGTGACCTGCGGCACCTGCGGGCTGTGCCCACCGATGAGGCCAGGAGCTTCGCAG AGAAGAACGGGCTGTCCTTCCTTGAGACGTCTGCTCTGGATTCCACCAACGTGGAGACAGCTTTCCACAACATCCTCTCAG AGATCTACCACATCGTGTCCCAGAGGCAGATCACCGGGCAGCTGGAGCCAGAGTTTGGCCCCTCTACCACCATTGAGCCCATCCGGGTGCTGCCCACGCAGCAGGAGGGCCGGCAGGCGCCCTGCTGCCAGAACATCTGA